CAACAGACGCAGAAATAGATACCGAGGCCGTTGGTGCAGAGGTCGTCGGTGAGGTACGAACGCCCCGTGCCCATCGTCGTGCGACGACGAACGAGCCGCTGGGTCTCGCCACGCTGATACAACTTATTTTCGTCGCCACGATTCTGGCCGGCCTGCTTCTGCTCGTGCTTCTGTACTGACGGTGGCTCAAATCCCTCGCCCGGTCCGTCTATGTGGATCGGGAACGTCTGTCCTTCCCTCTCGGTGGATGATCTCCGCCTCCGCCATCGCATTCATTCCACGCTCTAAAGGGTTGCCCGCATGGCCCCGTCGAACCTGAACCCAAATCTGTCGGCCGATCCCACGTCATCTCAGGCTCTCGATGTCGACGCGTATGTCGAAGGTATTCGTGGCGGCGATCGTGTCGTGCTCAGCCGCGCCATCACGCTCATCGAAAGCACCCGGGAGCGAGACCGAGTCGCTGCGCGCGAGGTAATGGATCGCCTACTGCCGGACGCCGGACAATCGATTCGCGTCGGCGTGACCGGCGTCCCGGGCGTGGGCAAGTCTACCTTCATCGAGAAGCTCGGCATGTCTCTTGTCGACGACGGCCGGAAGCTGGCGGTTCTCGCGATTGACCCTAGCAGCGAGCGGACGCGCGGCAGCATTCTCGGGGACAAGACGCGTATGGGACGGCTCTCGCAGCATGAATCGGTGTACATTCGCCCGTCCCCCACCAGTGGTTCTCTTGGAGGCGTCGCCCGAAAGACCCGCGAAACGATCCTCCTCTGCGAAGCAGCCGGCTACGACACGATCTTTGTCGAAACCGTCGGTGTCGGCCAATCGGAGATCACGGTTCACTCCATGGTGGACGTGTTTCTCCTGCTCGGGATCGCGGGAGCGGGCGATGAGCTACAGG
This DNA window, taken from Longibacter salinarum, encodes the following:
- the meaB gene encoding methylmalonyl Co-A mutase-associated GTPase MeaB; amino-acid sequence: MAPSNLNPNLSADPTSSQALDVDAYVEGIRGGDRVVLSRAITLIESTRERDRVAAREVMDRLLPDAGQSIRVGVTGVPGVGKSTFIEKLGMSLVDDGRKLAVLAIDPSSERTRGSILGDKTRMGRLSQHESVYIRPSPTSGSLGGVARKTRETILLCEAAGYDTIFVETVGVGQSEITVHSMVDVFLLLGIAGAGDELQGIKRGVVEMADIIAINKADGDNVRRAERAQRQYENALQLFPPTDSGWEPAVLTCSAETGDGIEDVWTAVTEYVDHTQSTGFFGEQRRRQARYWMRQTIEQRLMDDFFSSSDVQSKLREIEDSVLDGTMSSFAAADELLDAYREGR